One Pseudomonas brassicacearum genomic region harbors:
- the queF gene encoding NADPH-dependent 7-cyano-7-deazaguanine reductase QueF (Catalyzes the NADPH-dependent reduction of 7-cyano-7-deazaguanine (preQ0) to 7-aminomethyl-7-deazaguanine (preQ1) in queuosine biosynthesis) — translation MHPAAEHSPLGKSSEYIATYTPSLLFPIPRAAKWAELGLTAETLPYKGVDFWNCFELSWLLPSGKPVVAIGEFSIPADSPNIIESKSFKLYLNSLNQTPFTDTASLEATLRQDLSAAAGKPVGVRVRSLKDVESEGIVALPGACIDDLDISVDSYEHPRPELLRCDDSRIVEESLHSHLLKSNCPVTSQPDWGSVAVEYRGAALDHASLLAYIVSFRQHSDFHEQCVERIFLDLQRLLKPEKLTVYARYVRRGGLDINPYRSTEAVQLPNHRLVRQ, via the coding sequence ATGCATCCCGCAGCCGAACATTCGCCGCTGGGCAAATCCAGCGAATACATCGCCACGTACACGCCGTCACTGCTGTTTCCGATCCCGCGCGCCGCGAAATGGGCGGAATTGGGCCTGACGGCCGAGACCTTGCCGTACAAGGGCGTGGATTTCTGGAACTGTTTCGAACTGTCGTGGCTGTTGCCGTCCGGCAAGCCGGTGGTGGCCATTGGTGAATTCTCGATCCCGGCGGATTCGCCGAATATCATCGAGTCCAAATCCTTCAAGCTGTACCTCAACTCCCTGAACCAGACTCCGTTCACCGATACCGCAAGTCTGGAAGCCACCCTGCGCCAGGACCTGTCGGCGGCGGCCGGGAAACCAGTGGGCGTGCGAGTTCGCAGCCTCAAGGATGTGGAAAGCGAAGGCATCGTGGCGCTGCCCGGTGCGTGCATCGACGATCTGGACATCAGCGTCGACTCGTACGAGCACCCGCGCCCGGAACTGCTGCGTTGCGATGATTCACGCATCGTCGAGGAAAGTTTGCACAGCCATCTGCTCAAGTCCAACTGCCCGGTGACCAGCCAACCGGACTGGGGCAGCGTGGCGGTGGAATATCGCGGCGCGGCCCTGGATCACGCCAGTCTGCTGGCCTACATCGTCAGCTTCCGCCAGCATTCGGATTTCCATGAGCAATGCGTGGAGCGGATCTTTCTCGACCTGCAGCGCTTGCTCAAGCCGGAGAAGTTGACGGTGTATGCGCGGTATGTGCGTCGTGG
- a CDS encoding heavy metal sensor histidine kinase, translating into MRGQWSLSSRLALLFAACTAVVSLFAGVLFSRGSEAHFVELDQQLLEGKLIGLRHALQDFDAEQAQGRLEDELSRQADLALRIKGRDGVRWYDSSIRIPAQLPERPGLSTLNDGDNAYRVLNAPLYPDQPSSPQLTLLLDITHHQHFLQRMQRLIWLTVGLSALATALLGAWAARRALRPLRRMGAIAGSVSARSLNARLPEEQMPAELAELAHSINAMLGRLDDAFQRLSAFSADIAHELRTPLSNLLTHTQVTLTRERPLEDYREALHSNLEELQWMAQLVNDMLYLAKADHGLLAPNREPLALAAEVDALLEFFAPLAEDASVRLSREGEGPIEGDRSMLRRALSNLLDNALRFTPSGGEVRVRIVDEAQVVCVSVENSGEGIAADLLPRLFDRFYRADPARQEGSSEHAGLGLAITRSIIRAHGGQIRCESADGWTRFLIELPKAGQP; encoded by the coding sequence GTGAGGGGCCAGTGGTCGCTGAGCAGCCGCCTGGCCCTGCTGTTCGCCGCCTGCACCGCCGTGGTGTCGTTGTTTGCCGGGGTGTTGTTCAGCCGGGGCAGCGAGGCGCACTTCGTCGAGCTGGACCAGCAACTGCTGGAAGGCAAGCTGATCGGCCTGCGCCACGCCCTGCAAGACTTCGACGCCGAACAGGCCCAGGGCCGCCTGGAAGATGAACTGAGCCGTCAGGCCGACCTGGCGCTGCGCATCAAAGGCCGCGATGGCGTGCGCTGGTACGACAGCTCGATCCGGATTCCTGCTCAACTGCCGGAGCGTCCCGGCTTGTCCACCCTCAACGATGGCGACAACGCTTACCGCGTGTTGAACGCACCGCTGTATCCCGACCAACCCAGTTCGCCGCAACTGACGCTGTTGCTGGACATCACCCATCACCAGCACTTCCTGCAACGCATGCAGCGCCTGATCTGGTTGACCGTGGGTCTCTCGGCCCTGGCCACCGCCTTGCTCGGCGCATGGGCCGCTCGACGTGCCTTGCGGCCGTTGCGCCGCATGGGTGCAATCGCCGGCAGCGTCTCGGCCCGTTCCCTCAACGCCCGACTGCCTGAGGAGCAAATGCCTGCGGAACTGGCGGAACTGGCCCACAGCATCAATGCCATGCTCGGACGCCTCGACGATGCCTTTCAACGACTCTCGGCGTTCTCAGCCGACATCGCCCATGAGTTGCGCACGCCACTGTCGAACCTGTTGACCCACACCCAGGTCACCCTCACCCGTGAGCGCCCGCTGGAGGATTACCGCGAGGCCTTGCACAGTAACCTCGAAGAACTGCAATGGATGGCGCAGCTGGTCAACGACATGCTCTACCTGGCCAAGGCCGACCACGGCCTGCTGGCGCCCAACCGCGAACCCCTGGCGTTGGCAGCGGAAGTCGACGCGCTGCTGGAGTTCTTCGCGCCCCTGGCCGAAGACGCCAGCGTTCGCTTGAGCCGTGAGGGCGAAGGCCCCATCGAGGGTGACCGCAGCATGTTGCGCCGGGCCCTGTCCAACCTGCTGGACAACGCCCTGCGCTTCACCCCCAGCGGCGGCGAAGTGCGGGTGCGGATTGTCGATGAGGCTCAGGTGGTGTGCGTCAGCGTGGAGAACAGTGGCGAAGGGATTGCAGCGGACCTGTTGCCGCGCCTGTTCGACCGTTTCTACCGCGCCGACCCGGCCCGCCAGGAAGGCAGCAGCGAACATGCAGGGTTGGGACTTGCGATTACCCGCTCGATCATCCGCGCCCATGGCGGGCAGATCCGCTGTGAATCAGCCGATGGCTGGACGCGGTTCTTGATTGAGTTGCCCAAAGCCGGCCAGCCCTGA
- a CDS encoding heavy metal response regulator transcription factor, with product MKLLIVEDQTKTGQYLRQGLSEAGFNADLVADGITGQQLALSGEYALLILDVMLPGRDGWQILQAVRGAGLDTPVLFLTARDAVQDRVHGLELGADDYLVKPFAFSELLARVRSLLRRGSSTPQETSLQLADLRLDLIRRRVERSGRRIDLTAKEFALLEMLLRRQGEVLPKSLIASQVWDMNFDSDTNVIEVAIRRLRIKIDDDFPSKLIHTVRGMGYVLEERSL from the coding sequence ATGAAACTGCTGATCGTCGAAGACCAAACGAAAACTGGCCAATACCTGCGCCAGGGCCTGAGCGAAGCCGGGTTCAACGCCGACCTGGTGGCCGACGGCATCACTGGCCAGCAGCTGGCATTGAGCGGTGAATATGCCTTGCTGATCCTCGACGTGATGCTGCCCGGCCGCGATGGCTGGCAGATTCTGCAAGCGGTGCGCGGGGCTGGGCTGGATACACCCGTGCTGTTTCTCACGGCGCGGGATGCGGTACAGGACCGAGTGCACGGCCTGGAGTTGGGTGCCGATGATTACCTGGTCAAGCCTTTCGCTTTTTCCGAACTGCTGGCGCGGGTGCGCAGCCTGCTGCGCCGGGGCAGCTCGACGCCCCAGGAAACCAGCCTGCAGCTGGCGGACCTGCGCCTGGACCTGATCCGCCGCCGCGTCGAACGCAGCGGTCGGCGCATCGACCTCACCGCCAAGGAGTTCGCCTTGCTGGAAATGCTCCTGCGCCGCCAGGGCGAAGTGCTGCCCAAATCCCTGATCGCGTCCCAAGTCTGGGACATGAATTTCGACAGTGACACCAATGTCATCGAAGTGGCGATCCGGCGCCTGCGCATCAAGATTGACGATGACTTCCCCAGCAAGCTGATCCACACCGTGCGCGGCATGGGTTATGTGCTTGAAGAGCGCAGCCTGTGA
- a CDS encoding cupredoxin domain-containing protein — translation MLMGNRLILAACALLLGAPSWASPGHVDFGQPAPAAKASRSIEVVMSDMTFNPGALDIKAGETVRFVLINKGQLLHEFNLGNAAMHVEHQQEMLKMQQSGQMTPTAMKPGMDHGAMNHDQAGMKHDDPNSVLVEPGKTAELTWTFTKATRLEFACNVPGHYQAGMKGDLTVSQ, via the coding sequence ATGTTAATGGGAAACCGCTTGATCCTGGCCGCTTGCGCATTGCTTCTCGGTGCGCCGTCGTGGGCATCGCCGGGCCATGTTGATTTCGGCCAGCCTGCACCGGCGGCCAAGGCCAGTCGCAGTATCGAGGTGGTGATGAGCGACATGACGTTCAATCCTGGCGCGCTCGATATCAAGGCTGGGGAGACCGTTCGGTTCGTGTTGATCAATAAAGGCCAGTTGCTCCACGAATTCAACTTGGGCAACGCCGCGATGCACGTCGAACATCAGCAGGAAATGCTGAAGATGCAGCAGAGCGGACAGATGACGCCGACCGCGATGAAGCCGGGGATGGATCATGGCGCCATGAACCACGACCAGGCCGGCATGAAACATGACGACCCCAACAGCGTGCTGGTGGAGCCGGGTAAAACCGCCGAACTGACCTGGACATTCACCAAGGCCACGCGCCTGGAGTTTGCCTGCAATGTCCCCGGCCATTACCAGGCCGGGATGAAGGGCGACCTGACAGTCAGTCAGTAA